In Elusimicrobiota bacterium, a single window of DNA contains:
- a CDS encoding radical SAM protein produces MTDARRVEIHLGTLCNNLCAFCMSSMNRDHHEPWAGPDRVREELRHFREQGCRSAGFLGGEPTVYPHIVESLAYAKSIGYDRLAICTNGTRLSDPSFCADLAAAGLTRATISVHSHRPEIEDGLITGVPGNLSRKIAGIRNLLALKAEGAMRDNIALNPVLCRPNLDDMEEYVAFFGALGLDDIRFNYIWPQGEARDDRRWIPSFKEAMPKVVRIMLLNEKRPRGHLTFGGIPKCALLLAGVKGSLFEHLSAKYLDEAGFDPDNDVSMATKRGPMPDRFVWQEKKKDTLKAKGPECGRCAHRDRCEGVWGSYGELYGFGELTPL; encoded by the coding sequence ATGACCGACGCGCGCCGCGTCGAGATCCATCTCGGCACGCTGTGCAACAACCTCTGCGCGTTCTGCATGAGCAGCATGAACCGCGACCATCACGAGCCGTGGGCCGGGCCGGACCGGGTCCGGGAGGAGCTGCGCCACTTCCGCGAGCAGGGCTGCCGCAGCGCGGGCTTCCTGGGCGGGGAACCGACCGTCTATCCGCACATCGTCGAGTCGCTCGCCTACGCGAAGTCGATCGGCTACGACCGGCTCGCGATCTGCACGAACGGCACGCGCCTCTCCGACCCCTCGTTCTGCGCCGACCTGGCGGCGGCGGGGCTCACGCGCGCGACCATCTCCGTCCACAGCCATCGTCCTGAGATCGAGGACGGCCTCATCACCGGCGTGCCCGGCAACCTCTCCCGCAAGATCGCGGGGATCCGCAACCTCCTCGCGCTGAAGGCCGAGGGCGCCATGCGCGACAACATCGCGCTGAACCCCGTCCTCTGCCGGCCGAACCTCGACGACATGGAGGAGTACGTCGCCTTCTTCGGGGCGCTGGGCCTCGACGACATCCGCTTCAACTACATCTGGCCGCAGGGCGAGGCGCGGGACGACCGGCGCTGGATCCCGTCCTTCAAGGAGGCTATGCCGAAGGTCGTCCGGATCATGCTGCTCAACGAGAAGCGCCCGCGCGGCCACCTGACCTTCGGCGGGATCCCGAAATGCGCGCTCCTTCTGGCCGGCGTGAAAGGCTCGCTGTTCGAGCATCTCTCCGCCAAGTACCTCGACGAGGCGGGCTTCGACCCCGACAACGACGTGAGCATGGCCACGAAGAGGGGCCCGATGCCCGACCGCTTCGTCTGGCAGGAGAAGAAGAAGGACACCCTCAAGGCCAAGGGCCCGGAGTGCGGCCGCTGCGCGCATCGCGACCGCTGCGAGGGCGTCTGGGGCAGCTACGGCGAGCTGTACGGCTTCGGGGAGCTGACGCCGCTGTGA
- a CDS encoding tetratricopeptide repeat protein, translated as MAESPYVEVESHLTAGRVKEAASALKRMAAAGAAPWEIFQWMGRIEERRGCPGQAEGFYRKAMREDARGAPELYRLLEEGGRLDEAREVMAEAASRALAGPAAGLFALLEFSDFRRALAERAAAAGVLDRVEEAARSALSGAAPAPGARSLLVEVLLTRGRREDAGAELAASFRAARRDDESSRIDLLFRLLSEGRYDPDLERAVLDGVARAGPGDKLAVDWPQVFSALMCARRHAAAFRLGEAVLDKFGRFESPGQLMWPWWRMIRRAVAEDSFVSEELRLMGEEERGGEFPEWFAYYRAILLCARALNAEAMQVYAKLRSLDSGRYSWMWQSFVLVKLGALDFDGAIEISRDILSRAPSHWWVRCRMAEAYMARGDTATGLGEFDLALETCGPGLEGEVLTWHGEVLLWLGEYERALEKLDAAVARGAETFVFGWRGAALLKLGRLGEALADLDRAVAHDPKDFEALAWRAEAYRVMGRPAEAMRDIEAVVKRGPRSFWAHFNRGLLRDALGDEAGMAEDVSVASQKMLDFLMTRLGIPFTREGMTREQMRRLMASGLEWAKGIRRWENYVQPIWMNRPT; from the coding sequence GTGGCTGAGAGCCCCTACGTCGAGGTCGAGTCCCACCTGACGGCCGGACGCGTCAAGGAGGCGGCGAGCGCCCTGAAGCGCATGGCGGCCGCCGGCGCGGCGCCCTGGGAGATCTTCCAGTGGATGGGGCGCATCGAGGAGAGGCGCGGCTGCCCGGGCCAGGCCGAGGGGTTCTACCGCAAGGCGATGAGGGAGGACGCGAGGGGCGCGCCCGAGCTCTACCGGCTCCTGGAGGAGGGCGGCCGCCTCGACGAGGCGCGCGAGGTCATGGCCGAGGCCGCGTCCCGGGCGCTCGCCGGCCCCGCCGCCGGGCTGTTCGCCCTCTTGGAGTTCTCCGATTTCCGCCGCGCGCTGGCGGAGAGGGCGGCCGCGGCCGGCGTCCTCGACCGCGTCGAGGAGGCGGCCCGGTCCGCGCTGTCCGGCGCGGCGCCGGCCCCCGGCGCCCGCTCGCTGCTCGTCGAGGTCCTGCTGACGCGGGGCCGCCGCGAGGACGCGGGCGCCGAGCTCGCGGCCTCCTTCCGCGCGGCCCGCAGGGACGACGAGAGCTCCCGCATCGACCTCCTCTTCCGCCTGCTCTCCGAGGGGCGGTACGACCCGGACCTGGAGCGGGCGGTGCTCGACGGCGTCGCCCGCGCCGGCCCCGGCGACAAGCTCGCCGTCGACTGGCCGCAGGTGTTCTCCGCGCTGATGTGCGCGCGGCGGCACGCGGCGGCCTTCCGCCTGGGGGAGGCCGTCCTCGACAAGTTCGGCCGGTTCGAGTCGCCGGGCCAGCTGATGTGGCCCTGGTGGCGCATGATCCGCCGCGCGGTGGCGGAGGACTCGTTCGTGTCGGAGGAGCTGCGCCTCATGGGCGAGGAGGAGCGCGGCGGCGAGTTCCCGGAGTGGTTCGCCTATTACCGCGCCATCCTCCTCTGCGCCCGCGCCCTCAACGCCGAGGCGATGCAGGTGTACGCGAAGCTGCGCTCGCTCGACTCCGGGCGCTACTCCTGGATGTGGCAGTCCTTCGTGCTCGTCAAGCTCGGCGCGCTCGACTTCGACGGCGCCATCGAGATCAGCCGCGACATCCTGAGCCGCGCGCCGTCGCATTGGTGGGTGCGCTGCCGGATGGCGGAGGCCTACATGGCGCGCGGCGACACGGCGACGGGGCTCGGCGAGTTCGACCTCGCGCTGGAGACCTGCGGCCCCGGCCTCGAGGGCGAGGTCCTGACGTGGCACGGCGAGGTCCTGCTGTGGCTCGGGGAGTACGAGCGGGCCCTCGAGAAGCTCGACGCGGCCGTCGCGCGCGGAGCGGAGACCTTCGTCTTCGGCTGGAGGGGGGCGGCCCTCCTGAAGCTGGGCCGCCTCGGCGAGGCGCTCGCCGACCTCGACCGCGCCGTCGCGCACGACCCGAAGGACTTCGAGGCCCTGGCCTGGCGGGCCGAGGCCTACCGGGTCATGGGCCGCCCCGCGGAGGCGATGCGCGACATCGAGGCCGTCGTCAAGCGCGGCCCGCGCAGCTTCTGGGCCCATTTCAACCGCGGACTGCTGCGCGACGCGCTCGGCGACGAGGCGGGCATGGCGGAGGACGTCTCCGTCGCGTCGCAGAAGATGCTCGATTTCCTGATGACGCGGCTCGGCATCCCGTTCACGCGCGAGGGCATGACGCGCGAGCAGATGAGGCGACTGATGGCGTCCGGTCTCGAGTGGGCCAAGGGGATACGGCGCTGGGAGAACTACGTCCAGCCGATCTGGATGAACCGACCGACATGA
- a CDS encoding tetratricopeptide repeat protein produces the protein MTESPSWAAFLERGKREEGRGRLDEAEAAYRLALDANPGFDSLHRELARFLEGCGRLEESAEHLARAMALGWPRAEGEAALSRLRGKLEGGGNPNLVLIHSFLEGRRYAEAVRALKTAAAASREEGESFWPDVFSALLCARRYRQAFGLGEEMLSRSARLPFANGFLWPWWHGVSSRASAGKTAFCAAELERVRRAGRGGGFEVWFAYLRGVLLLGLGENAPAMAEYARIRRARDARYAMMHHAFVMQRLMAGDLEWTIAECRALLRHAPDYWWFQCRLAEAHMADGDVPRGLAEFGRAAAAASDVRALRAVTTWHGAALLWAGRYRAALRKLDEGAAIGTRIWVHCWRGAAYLKLGERRKALADLDAAVATDPQDLEAHLWRGEALRLMGRTAEALRALDRALELDPRYAWAYFNRALARDDAGDAEGMAADFARIPPELASALRGPKAGAPGRAEMRAVLERGLRRAKGIRRPESYLNAIWLGARG, from the coding sequence ATGACTGAGTCTCCCTCGTGGGCGGCGTTCCTCGAGAGGGGAAAGCGCGAGGAAGGCCGGGGGCGCCTGGACGAGGCGGAGGCGGCCTATCGCCTCGCGCTCGACGCCAATCCGGGGTTCGACTCCCTGCACCGGGAGCTCGCCCGCTTCCTCGAGGGCTGCGGCCGCCTGGAGGAGTCCGCGGAGCATCTCGCGCGCGCGATGGCGCTGGGCTGGCCGCGGGCGGAGGGCGAGGCGGCCCTGTCCCGCCTGCGCGGCAAGCTCGAGGGCGGCGGGAACCCCAACCTCGTCTTGATCCACTCCTTCCTCGAGGGCCGGAGATACGCGGAGGCGGTCCGCGCGCTCAAGACGGCCGCCGCCGCCTCCCGCGAGGAGGGGGAGTCCTTCTGGCCCGACGTCTTCTCGGCGCTGCTCTGCGCGCGCCGGTACCGCCAGGCGTTCGGCCTCGGCGAGGAGATGCTGAGCCGGTCCGCGCGCCTGCCGTTCGCCAACGGCTTCCTGTGGCCTTGGTGGCACGGCGTCTCCTCCCGCGCCTCGGCCGGGAAGACGGCGTTCTGCGCCGCGGAGCTCGAGCGCGTGCGGCGGGCGGGGAGGGGCGGCGGCTTCGAGGTCTGGTTCGCGTACCTCCGGGGCGTGCTCCTGCTCGGCCTGGGCGAGAACGCGCCGGCCATGGCCGAGTACGCGCGGATCCGGCGCGCGCGCGACGCGCGCTACGCGATGATGCACCACGCCTTCGTCATGCAGCGCCTGATGGCGGGCGACCTCGAGTGGACGATCGCCGAGTGCCGCGCCCTCCTGCGGCACGCGCCGGACTACTGGTGGTTCCAGTGCCGCCTGGCCGAGGCGCACATGGCCGACGGCGACGTCCCCCGCGGCCTCGCGGAGTTCGGGCGCGCCGCCGCGGCCGCGTCGGACGTCCGGGCCCTTCGCGCGGTCACGACCTGGCACGGCGCGGCGCTCCTCTGGGCGGGGCGCTACCGCGCGGCCCTGAGGAAGCTCGACGAGGGCGCGGCCATCGGGACCCGGATCTGGGTCCACTGCTGGCGCGGGGCCGCTTATCTGAAGCTGGGCGAGCGCCGCAAGGCCCTCGCGGACCTCGACGCGGCCGTCGCGACCGACCCTCAGGATCTCGAGGCGCACCTGTGGCGGGGCGAGGCGCTGCGGCTGATGGGGCGCACCGCCGAGGCGCTGCGCGCCCTCGACCGCGCGCTCGAGCTCGACCCGCGCTACGCGTGGGCCTACTTCAACCGCGCCCTCGCGCGGGACGACGCGGGCGACGCGGAGGGCATGGCCGCCGATTTCGCGCGGATCCCGCCGGAGCTCGCCTCCGCCCTGCGCGGGCCGAAGGCGGGCGCCCCGGGGCGCGCGGAGATGCGCGCCGTCCTCGAGAGGGGGCTGAGGCGCGCCAAGGGGATACGCCGCCCGGAGAGCTACCTGAACGCGATCTGGCTGGGGGCGCGTGGCTGA
- a CDS encoding AAA family ATPase, protein MQKITIFGKGGIGKSTLSGNLAAVYAKKGLKVILVGCDPKHDTTIALTDGRPIRTVVEHSAFMDSAGGDLSKILVKGRLGVDCVEAGGPEPGIGCAGRGIGRTITILEEAGVLQEGRYDVAIFDVLGDVVCGGFAAPLRQGFADKVVIVTSEELMALYAANNIARAIRNYSENGVALCGLVANLRDPDADRAAVERFAASIGTGVLSFFTRESAVREAEFRRTTLVEHAPDSELARKIGALADGLLRFERRSVSVPEPLSDESFNELSRRGFAGAQPEAPAAAPAPRPEPRAPAPPPAPAPGPKPDLEKDMAWQAKLWEGNPGMNSQVWGAEDQWRRFFCDFETRRNVRMSLEGGTPLVNVWHQDLECSYSTPNYEDRSLPAFYKFPWPRMERGDEEGPREDERPKRGRRRKDEDRDDGNFSNIMTNIKDLDVIHGGGKKLDEALAEAIKNAKGGAEAIVVHSTCIPTVIGDDAEAVVKRWQARTKVPIVYMNHAESSCQELDVCLSLFKKMQQGAAFAKVRRAARSVNLVGFPSGPGLKELVRLLEETGLSVNACVMPSLSLAVARRYLAAEAQILYPNAAYAETYKEYFEPMPIKTFRPDAPYGFEGTRKWLEAVAGEFGLKSKVKAVYARAAKDLTPAWTEGRREASSQGLAFVVDANHVPRLADPGLTWGIPVLRLLREMGFGVEILCFGQERRQAEHFTSFRTPEELATLLAEGPFQAVYSEYAYDTRLARAGKAQFSLEGFEMGLGGAVRTLQALNTLCRWPFQRRYAKYMGDA, encoded by the coding sequence GTGCAAAAGATCACGATCTTCGGGAAAGGCGGCATCGGAAAGTCCACCTTGTCGGGCAACCTCGCCGCGGTCTACGCGAAGAAGGGCCTGAAGGTGATCCTCGTCGGCTGCGACCCCAAGCACGACACGACGATCGCGCTGACGGACGGGCGTCCGATCCGCACGGTCGTCGAGCACTCCGCGTTCATGGACAGCGCCGGCGGCGATCTCTCTAAGATTTTGGTCAAAGGAAGGCTCGGCGTCGACTGCGTGGAGGCGGGCGGGCCCGAGCCGGGCATCGGCTGCGCCGGCCGCGGCATCGGACGCACGATCACCATCCTCGAGGAGGCCGGCGTCCTGCAGGAGGGCCGCTACGACGTCGCCATCTTCGACGTCCTCGGCGACGTCGTGTGCGGGGGCTTCGCGGCGCCGCTGCGCCAGGGCTTCGCCGACAAGGTCGTCATCGTGACCTCCGAGGAGCTGATGGCCCTGTACGCGGCCAACAACATCGCGCGCGCGATCCGGAACTACAGCGAGAACGGCGTCGCCTTGTGCGGACTGGTCGCCAACCTCCGCGACCCGGACGCCGACCGCGCCGCCGTGGAGCGCTTCGCCGCGTCCATCGGGACCGGCGTCCTCTCCTTCTTCACGCGCGAGTCGGCCGTGCGGGAGGCCGAGTTCAGGCGCACGACCTTGGTGGAGCACGCGCCGGACAGCGAGCTGGCGCGCAAGATCGGGGCGCTGGCCGACGGCCTGCTGCGCTTCGAGCGCCGGTCGGTGTCCGTGCCCGAGCCGCTCTCCGACGAGAGCTTCAACGAGCTGTCCCGCCGGGGGTTCGCCGGCGCGCAGCCCGAGGCTCCCGCCGCGGCGCCCGCGCCGCGCCCCGAGCCCCGGGCGCCCGCGCCGCCTCCGGCCCCGGCTCCCGGGCCGAAGCCGGACCTCGAGAAGGACATGGCCTGGCAGGCGAAGCTGTGGGAGGGGAACCCGGGGATGAACTCCCAGGTGTGGGGCGCGGAGGACCAGTGGCGACGCTTCTTCTGTGACTTTGAAACGCGGCGCAACGTGCGCATGTCGCTCGAGGGCGGCACGCCGCTCGTCAACGTCTGGCACCAGGACCTGGAGTGCTCCTACTCCACGCCGAACTACGAGGACCGCTCCCTGCCCGCGTTCTACAAGTTCCCCTGGCCGCGCATGGAGCGCGGCGACGAGGAGGGGCCCCGCGAGGACGAGCGCCCGAAGCGCGGTCGCCGGCGGAAGGACGAGGACCGGGACGACGGCAACTTCAGCAACATCATGACGAACATCAAGGACCTCGACGTCATCCACGGCGGCGGCAAGAAGCTCGACGAGGCCCTCGCGGAGGCGATCAAGAACGCGAAGGGCGGCGCCGAGGCCATCGTCGTCCACTCGACCTGCATCCCGACCGTCATCGGCGACGACGCGGAGGCCGTCGTCAAGCGCTGGCAGGCGCGCACGAAGGTCCCCATCGTCTACATGAACCACGCCGAGAGCAGCTGCCAGGAGCTCGACGTGTGCCTCTCCCTGTTCAAGAAGATGCAGCAGGGCGCCGCCTTCGCCAAGGTCCGCCGCGCCGCGCGCTCGGTGAACCTCGTCGGCTTCCCCTCGGGCCCGGGGCTCAAGGAGCTCGTCAGGCTTCTCGAGGAGACCGGCCTGTCGGTCAACGCCTGCGTGATGCCCTCGCTGAGCCTCGCCGTCGCCCGCCGCTACCTCGCCGCCGAGGCGCAGATCCTCTATCCGAACGCGGCCTACGCCGAGACCTACAAGGAGTACTTCGAGCCCATGCCGATCAAGACGTTCCGGCCCGACGCGCCGTACGGCTTCGAGGGCACGCGGAAGTGGCTCGAGGCCGTGGCCGGCGAGTTCGGCCTGAAGAGCAAGGTCAAGGCCGTCTACGCGAGGGCCGCGAAGGACCTGACGCCCGCGTGGACCGAGGGACGGCGCGAGGCGTCCTCCCAGGGCCTGGCCTTCGTCGTCGACGCCAACCACGTGCCGCGCCTGGCCGATCCCGGGCTGACGTGGGGCATCCCGGTGCTCCGCCTGCTGCGCGAGATGGGCTTCGGCGTGGAGATCCTGTGCTTCGGCCAGGAGCGCAGGCAGGCGGAGCATTTCACCTCGTTCCGCACTCCCGAGGAGCTCGCGACGCTGCTGGCGGAGGGGCCGTTCCAGGCCGTCTACTCCGAGTACGCCTACGACACCCGCCTGGCCCGGGCGGGCAAGGCGCAGTTCTCTCTCGAGGGCTTCGAGATGGGCCTCGGCGGCGCGGTGCGGACTTTGCAGGCGCTCAACACGCTGTGCCGCTGGCCGTTCCAGAGGCGCTACGCGAAATACATGGGGGACGCCTGA
- a CDS encoding radical SAM protein — translation MSEIQAASEKRHWVRLTRYCNQRCLFCLDRHAQTGGALDLAFIRRELARGRKRGLRRVVLSGGEPTVHPEFVAIVGMARELGYRHIQTITNGRRMCYPGFLSAAVAAGLDEVTFSLHGHTPDLHDRLTRVPGSFVQAVSALRAALRTRGLIVSVDVVINRLNLPVLREHLDFCVGLGVGEFDLLALVPFGDAWENREELRCDFSDPASLAHLHRALELSRRKELHIWTNRLKPEFLEGFEGLIQPPDKILDELRGRRRIFARYLNSGRTPGCKGASCEHCFLKDFCRDLEALEADGSLPARGAPPCLGGGEAPAPFRFGRKKDVFAFAEFYIASRYFLKGSACRGCAREAGCAGLGVRAIREKGFSAMRRMKA, via the coding sequence GTGAGCGAGATTCAGGCGGCGAGCGAAAAACGCCACTGGGTGAGGCTCACCCGCTACTGCAATCAGAGATGCCTGTTCTGCCTCGACCGCCACGCCCAGACCGGCGGCGCGCTGGACCTCGCCTTCATCCGCCGGGAGCTGGCGCGGGGCCGCAAGCGCGGCCTGCGCCGCGTCGTCCTGAGCGGGGGCGAGCCCACCGTCCATCCCGAGTTCGTCGCGATCGTGGGCATGGCGCGCGAGCTCGGCTACCGCCACATCCAGACGATCACCAACGGCCGGCGCATGTGCTACCCCGGCTTCCTCTCCGCGGCGGTCGCCGCCGGCCTCGACGAGGTCACCTTCTCCCTTCACGGCCACACGCCGGACCTCCACGACCGCCTGACGCGGGTCCCCGGCTCCTTCGTCCAGGCCGTGTCGGCCCTGCGCGCGGCGCTGCGGACGCGGGGCCTCATCGTGAGCGTGGACGTGGTCATCAACCGCCTGAACCTCCCCGTCCTGCGCGAGCATCTCGACTTCTGCGTCGGCCTCGGCGTGGGCGAGTTCGACCTGCTGGCCCTGGTGCCGTTCGGCGACGCCTGGGAGAACCGGGAGGAGCTGCGCTGCGACTTCTCCGACCCGGCCAGCCTCGCCCACCTGCACCGCGCGCTCGAGCTCAGCCGCCGCAAGGAGCTCCACATCTGGACCAACCGCCTGAAGCCCGAGTTCCTCGAGGGCTTCGAGGGCCTCATCCAGCCGCCCGACAAGATCCTCGACGAGCTCCGCGGCCGCCGGCGCATCTTCGCGCGCTATCTCAACAGCGGGCGTACCCCGGGCTGCAAGGGAGCCTCGTGCGAGCACTGCTTCCTGAAGGACTTCTGCCGCGACCTCGAGGCGCTCGAGGCGGACGGCAGCCTGCCGGCGCGGGGCGCGCCGCCGTGCCTGGGCGGCGGCGAGGCCCCCGCGCCCTTCCGCTTCGGCCGGAAGAAGGACGTCTTCGCGTTCGCCGAGTTCTACATCGCCTCCCGCTACTTCCTCAAGGGCTCGGCCTGCCGCGGCTGCGCGCGCGAGGCGGGCTGCGCCGGCCTCGGCGTGCGCGCGATCCGGGAGAAGGGCTTCTCCGCGATGCGGAGGATGAAGGCATGA
- a CDS encoding radical SAM protein, with protein sequence MRTDAARGPAPSLRDLERRLARVLLRSKLDYSDDLFTVIKFFIDLRWEKGWSAARLGPEWRTLRREAAGSPHLYELYFHFPYCKSRCSYCFTNSRVLPRQGMIDDYIGEIEEEARFFAPMLEGASMRIFAVGGGTPSLMSAEQLERFCRPAVELFSFAKGAMRSIELNPADTDPAKLRVLRGLGFTRVSFGVQSMTPETLRRVNRRQSFDSVKAAIAGAKAAGFESVGTDIIFGMVGEPLENFLDSFRRLAELRPTEISVCTLSLTDRYMKATRTTPEAYLRYYEENLTPGFEGVMRIARETGFRTPAKAEPDTGEWTVVDAALPAGEFSCREEGPTAGSMLGLGRGSRSQIFGRRVYERDWERFSPEAPLYRAAPMSRKDEMASYILANLEHGSRLNYAAFRQRFGTDVREDFGFELKLLKSFGQVEFEAETFHYLPSGVPQRVFWACVFALHALPGLPCGAGLFDGDLRARLERDISSVALGPS encoded by the coding sequence ATGAGGACTGACGCGGCCCGCGGGCCGGCGCCCTCCCTGCGGGACCTCGAGCGGCGGCTCGCCCGGGTCCTGCTGCGCTCGAAGCTCGATTACTCGGACGACCTGTTCACGGTCATCAAGTTCTTCATCGACCTGCGCTGGGAGAAAGGCTGGTCCGCCGCCCGCTTGGGGCCGGAGTGGCGGACGCTGCGCCGGGAAGCGGCGGGTTCCCCGCACCTGTACGAGCTCTACTTCCATTTTCCCTACTGCAAGTCCCGCTGCAGCTACTGCTTCACCAATTCCCGCGTGCTTCCCCGCCAAGGGATGATCGACGACTATATCGGGGAGATCGAGGAGGAGGCCCGCTTCTTCGCGCCCATGCTCGAGGGGGCCTCCATGCGCATATTCGCCGTCGGCGGCGGCACGCCCAGCCTGATGAGCGCCGAGCAGCTCGAGCGGTTCTGCCGTCCGGCCGTCGAGCTGTTCAGCTTCGCGAAGGGGGCGATGCGGTCCATCGAGCTCAACCCGGCCGACACGGACCCGGCCAAGCTCCGCGTGCTGCGCGGGCTCGGCTTCACCCGGGTGAGCTTCGGCGTCCAGTCCATGACCCCGGAGACCCTGCGCCGCGTCAACCGGCGCCAGAGCTTCGACAGCGTCAAAGCCGCGATCGCGGGAGCCAAGGCCGCGGGCTTCGAGTCGGTGGGCACGGACATCATCTTCGGGATGGTGGGCGAGCCGCTGGAGAACTTCCTCGACAGCTTCCGGCGCCTCGCCGAGCTCCGGCCCACGGAGATATCGGTCTGCACCCTGTCGCTCACCGACCGGTACATGAAGGCGACGCGCACCACCCCGGAGGCCTACCTCCGCTACTACGAGGAGAATCTGACGCCCGGCTTCGAGGGAGTGATGCGCATCGCCCGCGAGACGGGCTTCCGGACGCCGGCGAAGGCCGAGCCCGACACCGGGGAATGGACCGTCGTGGACGCGGCTCTCCCCGCGGGGGAATTCTCCTGCCGGGAGGAGGGGCCGACCGCGGGCTCCATGCTCGGCCTGGGCCGGGGAAGCCGGTCCCAGATATTCGGCCGCCGGGTATACGAGCGGGATTGGGAGCGGTTCTCTCCCGAGGCGCCCCTTTACCGGGCCGCGCCGATGAGCCGGAAGGACGAGATGGCGTCGTACATCCTGGCGAACCTGGAGCACGGGTCGCGCTTGAACTACGCCGCCTTCCGGCAGAGGTTCGGGACGGACGTGCGCGAGGACTTCGGATTCGAGCTCAAGCTCCTGAAGTCGTTCGGCCAGGTCGAGTTCGAGGCCGAGACGTTCCATTATCTCCCGAGCGGGGTGCCCCAGCGCGTGTTCTGGGCCTGCGTGTTCGCCCTGCACGCCCTGCCGGGCCTGCCGTGCGGGGCCGGGCTGTTCGACGGCGATCTCCGCGCCCGCCTCGAGCGGGATATCTCCTCCGTCGCGCTGGGTCCCTCGTGA